A single region of the Selenomonas sp. oral taxon 920 genome encodes:
- a CDS encoding exodeoxyribonuclease III: MRFVSWNVNGLRAALKKGFMESFKELDADAFCLQETKMQEGQAILDLPGYEQYFYSAEKKGYSGTAIFTRIKPLSVNYGIGIEEHDHEGRVITMEYEDVYLVTVYTPNSKNALARLDYRMAWEDAFRAFLLDLRAKKPVVVCGDLNVAHTEIDLKNPKSNRRNAGFTDEERGKFTELLASGFVDTFRALYPDKTGAYTWWSYLRHARETNAGWRIDYFLVSEELEGRIAAAEIHADVFGSDHCPVSLTLK; the protein is encoded by the coding sequence ATGCGCTTTGTATCATGGAATGTCAACGGACTGCGCGCCGCCCTCAAAAAGGGCTTTATGGAGTCCTTCAAGGAACTCGATGCCGATGCGTTCTGCCTGCAGGAGACGAAGATGCAGGAGGGGCAGGCGATCCTCGATCTGCCCGGCTATGAGCAGTATTTTTACAGCGCGGAGAAGAAGGGGTACTCGGGTACGGCGATCTTTACGCGGATCAAGCCTCTTTCCGTCAATTATGGGATCGGCATCGAGGAGCACGACCACGAGGGGCGTGTCATCACAATGGAGTACGAGGATGTGTATCTCGTCACCGTCTACACACCAAACTCGAAGAACGCACTCGCACGCCTCGACTACCGCATGGCATGGGAGGATGCCTTTCGCGCCTTCCTGCTTGACCTGCGTGCGAAAAAGCCCGTTGTCGTCTGCGGCGACCTCAATGTTGCACACACGGAGATCGACCTCAAAAATCCGAAGAGCAACCGCCGCAATGCGGGCTTTACGGACGAGGAGCGCGGCAAATTCACGGAGCTTCTTGCTTCGGGGTTCGTCGATACCTTTCGCGCTCTCTATCCGGACAAGACAGGAGCCTATACATGGTGGTCGTATCTGCGCCACGCGCGTGAGACAAATGCGGGATGGCGCATCGACTACTTCCTCGTCTCCGAGGAGCTGGAGGGCCGCATCGCAGCGGCAGAGATCCATGCGGATGTATTCGGGAGCGATCACTGCCCCGTATCATTGACGTTGAAATAG
- a CDS encoding PilN domain-containing protein, which produces MSGAAGIRLPWVTSEAVGIYPSERGLLLARLCSTEERGGAWTLAESRVSEGPCPALTDAAALSLSVREEILRAGWGKLPLSLALPSSEAHTEERTLPVQLTGTELREALLWSLRAETDEAGTPLSDEMRLCCMELPDTAPPCYWTARMEERRIQGYFSAFAAAGLDLRRLTVCPPTNDVLAAQIEGVCAPRMPWETMEEDMLAPAVYAGLLVRRGMPEHLYWSAPPRLIGALRPQMSVLIAVLAAALFLVQVTADLAACVTARTACAHAEEELALRQSERLRMEEFFALHSAVMEREQLLAEFTAASLPARALLVHLGAVTVEGVQLTGIYAEEHGVRIEGNAADYAVLAAWMGTMEEDAFFPADIMLEQAVQEQSADAPEHIHFVLHSSW; this is translated from the coding sequence ATGTCTGGCGCCGCTGGTATTAGGCTGCCGTGGGTGACGAGCGAGGCAGTCGGCATCTATCCCTCTGAACGCGGACTGCTGCTTGCCCGTCTGTGCTCCACGGAGGAGCGCGGGGGAGCATGGACACTGGCAGAATCGCGCGTGTCAGAGGGGCCCTGTCCCGCACTTACGGATGCAGCGGCGCTCTCCCTGTCGGTACGGGAGGAGATCCTGCGTGCGGGATGGGGGAAGCTGCCGCTCTCTCTTGCACTCCCCTCGTCTGAAGCCCACACGGAGGAGCGCACCCTGCCCGTGCAGCTGACGGGCACGGAACTAAGGGAGGCGCTCCTCTGGTCGCTGCGCGCTGAGACGGATGAGGCGGGGACACCACTGTCCGATGAGATGCGGCTTTGCTGTATGGAGCTGCCGGACACTGCGCCGCCGTGCTATTGGACTGCACGTATGGAGGAGCGACGTATACAGGGATACTTCTCTGCGTTTGCCGCTGCGGGGCTCGATCTGCGGCGGCTCACCGTCTGCCCGCCGACAAACGATGTGCTGGCGGCACAGATTGAGGGCGTGTGTGCGCCGCGTATGCCGTGGGAGACAATGGAAGAGGATATGCTTGCTCCTGCCGTCTATGCGGGACTCCTTGTGCGTAGGGGAATGCCGGAGCATCTGTATTGGTCTGCGCCGCCGCGCCTCATTGGAGCGCTGCGGCCACAGATGTCTGTCTTGATCGCCGTTCTTGCTGCCGCGCTCTTTCTTGTGCAGGTGACGGCAGATCTTGCCGCCTGCGTGACGGCGCGTACGGCGTGCGCGCACGCGGAGGAGGAGCTTGCACTTCGGCAGTCCGAGCGTCTGCGCATGGAGGAGTTCTTCGCGCTGCACAGCGCTGTCATGGAGCGGGAGCAGCTTCTGGCAGAGTTTACGGCGGCCTCTCTGCCGGCCCGCGCTCTGCTTGTGCATCTTGGTGCCGTGACGGTGGAGGGAGTGCAGCTTACGGGGATCTACGCGGAGGAGCACGGAGTTCGGATCGAGGGGAACGCGGCAGACTATGCGGTACTCGCCGCGTGGATGGGGACGATGGAGGAGGACGCCTTTTTCCCTGCGGATATCATGCTCGAACAGGCGGTGCAGGAGCAGTCTGCTGATGCACCGGAGCACATTCACTTTGTTCTGCACAGCAGTTGGTAG
- the aroB gene encoding 3-dehydroquinate synthase yields MRKVTVELGARSYPIVIGSGLADEIISFVRAAGYSARGMLVTDTNIAPLYAAQTAELLVRAGVQAEIATIPAGESSKSLTAANDLFTRAIELGLDRRSPIIALGGGVVGDLAGFVAATYMRGVPFIQFPTSLLAQVDSSVGGKVAVNHPLGKNLIGAFYQPDAVFMELDFLRSLPKREIATGLGEIIKYGIICDADFFAWLAENRADVLALEPAAAVHMIARSCEIKADVVRQDECESGLRRILNFGHTIAHAIEKETGYVRYRHGEAVAIGMVGAADISVQMGLLADGERIRINDLIRDMGLPYSAEGVTADAMYADLFHDKKTVGGRIHWVLAEGIGTVSVHSDVPEDVVRKTLLGLSY; encoded by the coding sequence ATGCGCAAGGTAACAGTCGAACTTGGGGCACGCAGCTATCCAATCGTGATCGGAAGCGGGCTCGCCGATGAAATCATTTCATTCGTGCGCGCGGCGGGGTATTCCGCGCGCGGCATGCTCGTCACGGATACGAACATCGCGCCGCTCTATGCAGCACAGACTGCGGAGCTGCTTGTCCGTGCGGGCGTGCAGGCAGAGATCGCGACGATTCCGGCGGGCGAGTCCTCGAAGAGCCTCACGGCGGCAAACGATCTCTTTACGCGCGCGATTGAGCTTGGTCTGGATCGGCGCTCGCCGATCATCGCGCTTGGCGGCGGCGTGGTCGGCGATCTTGCGGGCTTCGTCGCGGCCACCTATATGCGGGGTGTACCTTTCATCCAGTTCCCGACAAGTCTCCTCGCACAGGTTGATTCAAGCGTCGGAGGCAAGGTCGCTGTCAACCACCCGCTCGGAAAGAATCTCATCGGCGCCTTCTACCAGCCGGATGCGGTCTTTATGGAGTTGGATTTCCTGCGCAGTCTGCCGAAGCGCGAGATTGCGACGGGGCTCGGCGAGATCATCAAGTACGGCATCATCTGCGATGCCGATTTCTTTGCGTGGCTTGCGGAGAACCGCGCAGACGTGCTCGCCCTTGAACCTGCTGCAGCGGTGCATATGATTGCGCGCTCGTGCGAGATCAAGGCGGATGTTGTGCGGCAGGACGAGTGCGAGAGCGGGCTCCGACGCATCCTGAACTTCGGTCATACGATTGCCCACGCGATTGAGAAGGAGACGGGCTATGTGCGCTATCGGCACGGCGAGGCGGTCGCGATCGGCATGGTCGGCGCGGCGGATATCAGCGTGCAGATGGGACTCCTCGCGGACGGTGAACGCATCCGTATCAACGACCTGATCCGCGACATGGGACTGCCGTACTCTGCCGAGGGCGTGACGGCAGATGCGATGTACGCCGATCTCTTTCACGACAAGAAGACGGTGGGCGGGCGTATTCATTGGGTACTTGCCGAGGGGATCGGAACCGTCTCCGTGCACAGCGATGTGCCGGAAGATGTGGTGCGCAAAACGTTGTTGGGACTTTCTTACTAA
- a CDS encoding GGDEF domain-containing protein — protein sequence MNQKLCVFVQVLFFAMLLCMGHTVSAETSKLSWEYWETNTPQSDAHAAKTVPAFPKEEGRWRQFNPQFGVAVPEGTHYVWVRVYIPPDTGVDESLFFTTTDQGVQIFLDGVSIYRYGDLNDQNSSYGRKWHLVDLPAWAVGRHLIMQIHSDNIWVLGQFDRVQLDRAAHQIEDVFVYDFPYVSGITALLVFILLLGVYFFAETDLRDLYLRMIVVLFVFFVWMFSASSVVLLWFDWPVLWLDVELVFSYLIPLSANLLIYRVIDERYQKNILQTSFVYGIILLLAVLLEFSGQNGLYLMRFFFYPTLLVCGLMTGYWLWSCHKAGNERCRSLLIAFGTLSGLAVIDGMALQYRLFAWHTYYVPFGIYTIGFFIVQLILERAAHERYLTELSASLENEVSAVTKRMEVDPLTGVFNRNKFSTATRDFMRISLEIKEPFAVIMLDIDHFKHINDTYGHDVGDEVLVGFAQTISGFLDRRHILIRWGGEEFILLCLHYDGVEAEAFANTIREAVAAAHIHPSDQVTCSGGVAVWYGTEADTAEHIVKRADTALYQSKENGRNRITCEPDWQTHMPPRRPRQKSKEKMRDGNRSEMNTAGLRDH from the coding sequence ATGAATCAGAAATTATGTGTATTCGTGCAGGTGCTTTTTTTTGCCATGCTTCTTTGCATGGGGCATACCGTTTCCGCTGAGACCTCGAAGCTCTCATGGGAGTACTGGGAGACGAACACGCCGCAGTCCGATGCACATGCGGCGAAGACAGTTCCTGCGTTTCCCAAGGAAGAGGGGCGTTGGCGGCAGTTCAATCCGCAGTTCGGCGTCGCCGTCCCCGAGGGGACACACTATGTCTGGGTGCGCGTCTACATTCCGCCCGATACGGGTGTCGACGAGAGTCTCTTCTTCACCACGACGGATCAGGGTGTGCAGATCTTCCTCGATGGGGTCTCCATCTACCGCTACGGTGATCTCAACGATCAGAACAGCTCCTACGGTCGGAAGTGGCATCTCGTCGATTTGCCTGCGTGGGCGGTCGGGCGTCATCTCATTATGCAGATCCATTCCGATAACATATGGGTGCTCGGACAGTTCGACCGCGTTCAGCTGGACCGCGCCGCACATCAGATCGAGGATGTCTTTGTCTACGACTTTCCCTATGTCAGCGGCATTACTGCACTGCTCGTATTCATTCTGCTCCTCGGTGTCTATTTCTTTGCAGAGACGGATCTCAGGGATCTCTACCTGCGCATGATTGTCGTCTTGTTCGTCTTCTTTGTTTGGATGTTCAGTGCATCTAGTGTCGTGCTCCTGTGGTTTGACTGGCCTGTGCTCTGGCTGGACGTGGAGCTTGTTTTTTCCTACCTTATCCCGCTTTCTGCGAATTTGCTCATCTACAGAGTGATTGACGAACGCTATCAAAAGAACATCCTTCAAACATCCTTCGTCTATGGAATCATTCTCCTGCTTGCCGTGCTGCTGGAATTCTCGGGGCAGAACGGGCTGTACCTTATGCGGTTCTTCTTCTATCCCACACTTCTTGTCTGCGGTCTGATGACGGGGTATTGGCTCTGGTCGTGCCACAAAGCCGGCAATGAGCGCTGCCGCTCGCTCCTCATTGCGTTCGGCACACTCTCGGGGCTTGCTGTGATTGACGGAATGGCACTTCAGTATCGGCTCTTTGCATGGCATACGTACTACGTTCCGTTCGGCATCTATACGATCGGCTTCTTTATCGTCCAGCTGATTCTGGAGCGTGCCGCCCATGAGCGCTACCTTACCGAACTCTCCGCGAGCCTTGAGAATGAGGTCAGTGCGGTGACGAAACGCATGGAGGTCGATCCGCTCACAGGCGTGTTTAACCGCAACAAATTCTCGACGGCGACGCGAGATTTCATGCGGATCTCGCTCGAGATTAAAGAGCCGTTCGCCGTTATCATGCTTGACATCGATCATTTCAAGCACATCAACGATACCTACGGGCACGATGTCGGCGATGAGGTGCTCGTGGGGTTCGCGCAGACGATCAGCGGGTTTCTTGATCGTCGGCACATCCTCATCCGCTGGGGCGGCGAGGAGTTCATTCTGCTCTGCCTCCACTACGACGGGGTGGAGGCGGAGGCGTTTGCCAACACGATCCGCGAGGCGGTCGCTGCGGCACATATCCATCCCTCGGATCAGGTGACGTGCAGCGGCGGCGTTGCCGTCTGGTACGGCACGGAGGCAGATACGGCAGAACACATAGTGAAGCGTGCGGATACGGCGCTCTACCAATCGAAGGAGAACGGACGCAACCGCATCACCTGCGAGCCGGACTGGCAGACACATATGCCGCCGCGCCGTCCGCGTCAGAAGTCAAAAGAAAAAATGCGTGATGGCAATCGCTCCGAGATGAATACGGCGGGGCTCCGGGATCACTGA
- a CDS encoding shikimate kinase, whose translation MKNVVLIGFMGTGKTSIGRLLATRLGCAFHDLDRKIEEQHGMSIPAMFAQHGESYFRAREKEAVRDAAGRANLVIATGGGTVKDPENIALLRQNGILVALTADVDTILQRTRARGTRPVLDHVDEGDRRAAVVQLLEERKSLYDGADITIDTSGRAPLEVAEHILQALRIWRK comes from the coding sequence ATGAAGAACGTTGTTTTGATCGGCTTTATGGGCACGGGCAAGACAAGCATTGGGCGTCTGCTTGCCACGCGGCTCGGCTGTGCCTTCCATGACCTTGACCGAAAGATCGAGGAGCAGCACGGCATGAGCATCCCTGCAATGTTTGCACAGCATGGTGAGTCGTATTTCCGCGCACGCGAGAAGGAAGCCGTGCGCGATGCGGCGGGGCGTGCAAATCTCGTTATTGCAACGGGCGGCGGCACGGTCAAGGATCCCGAAAATATCGCGCTGCTGCGGCAAAACGGGATCCTTGTGGCGCTGACCGCCGATGTTGACACGATCCTTCAGCGGACGCGGGCACGCGGCACACGTCCCGTCCTCGATCATGTGGACGAGGGCGATCGCCGTGCGGCGGTCGTGCAGCTGCTCGAAGAGCGAAAGAGCCTCTACGATGGGGCAGATATCACGATTGATACGAGCGGCCGCGCGCCGCTCGAGGTGGCGGAGCACATCCTGCAGGCACTGCGGATTTGGAGAAAATGA
- the pilO gene encoding type 4a pilus biogenesis protein PilO, whose translation MGQLSERQRIEIALIWALALLLLYLFVLAPFFTAQRDAAYAERAAAEAMLTRIDVYQQMLRTDEQAEAKLRVRQARLTDALPEEGGQGEFIHTVEVLARRSGVTIEGIAPQPVKTAGEIVLQPIELKFRGNYFAVLSFLRAVQEGERCAKAASFALTAEGAELHGVLLLHIAAYAGGVQQ comes from the coding sequence ATGGGACAGTTATCCGAGCGGCAGCGTATCGAGATCGCATTGATATGGGCGCTTGCCCTTCTCCTCCTCTATCTTTTCGTGCTCGCACCGTTTTTTACGGCGCAGCGTGATGCGGCATACGCCGAGCGTGCAGCGGCTGAGGCAATGCTCACGCGCATCGATGTATACCAGCAGATGCTGCGCACGGATGAACAGGCAGAGGCAAAGCTGCGTGTGCGGCAGGCGCGCCTGACAGACGCTCTGCCCGAGGAGGGCGGGCAGGGGGAGTTCATTCACACCGTGGAGGTGCTTGCACGGCGCAGCGGTGTGACGATTGAGGGGATTGCGCCGCAGCCTGTCAAGACTGCGGGAGAGATTGTACTTCAACCGATTGAACTCAAGTTCCGTGGGAATTATTTCGCAGTGCTTTCCTTTCTGCGTGCCGTGCAGGAGGGAGAACGCTGTGCCAAGGCTGCCTCCTTTGCACTCACGGCAGAGGGGGCGGAACTGCACGGCGTTCTTCTTCTTCACATTGCTGCATACGCAGGAGGTGTGCAGCAGTAG
- the aroC gene encoding chorismate synthase → MGHLRFVTGGESHGAALTAILDGMPAGLRVLREAIDEQLARRQRGYGRGDRMKIETDRVEVLSGLRFGETLGSPITLQVVNHDFANWTERMDPFEEPTGAKVTAVRPGHADLTGVLKYDRADARDILERSSARETTMRVAVGAVCRQLLAAMGVTVASHVTEIGGVTVDRTAIRDEDVGVTNSSDLNCCDPAAETRIKARIDEAKAAGDTLGGVFEVVVHGLPVGLGSHTQWDRRLDGRLAGAVMSIQAIKGVEIGAGFACAHLPGSEVHDEIHRGADGRPCRKTNRAGGLEGGMTNGETLVVRAAMKPIPTLMTPLQTVDLATGAAVSASKERSDACAVPAASVVGEAMVSFVLADAICTQFHADSMTDLTASLAAYRERLESRWMNR, encoded by the coding sequence ATGGGGCATCTGCGGTTTGTCACGGGTGGTGAATCACACGGCGCAGCACTGACGGCGATTCTCGACGGAATGCCGGCGGGGCTGCGTGTTTTGCGCGAGGCGATCGACGAACAGCTTGCGCGCCGCCAACGTGGGTATGGGCGCGGCGACCGCATGAAGATTGAGACGGATCGCGTCGAGGTTCTTTCGGGACTGCGCTTTGGCGAGACGCTTGGCTCGCCCATCACGCTGCAGGTTGTGAATCATGACTTTGCAAATTGGACGGAGCGCATGGATCCCTTTGAGGAACCAACGGGCGCAAAGGTAACTGCCGTTCGTCCGGGGCACGCCGATCTTACGGGTGTGCTGAAATACGACCGTGCGGACGCGCGCGATATCCTCGAACGCTCCAGTGCCCGCGAGACGACGATGCGCGTCGCCGTCGGTGCGGTTTGCCGTCAGCTGCTTGCGGCTATGGGCGTGACCGTCGCCTCCCATGTGACGGAGATCGGCGGTGTGACGGTGGATCGCACGGCGATTCGGGATGAGGATGTCGGTGTGACGAACAGCAGCGATTTGAACTGCTGCGACCCCGCGGCTGAGACGCGTATCAAGGCGCGCATTGACGAGGCGAAGGCAGCGGGCGATACGCTCGGCGGCGTATTTGAGGTTGTTGTGCACGGCCTGCCCGTCGGGCTCGGTTCCCATACGCAGTGGGATCGGCGTCTTGACGGGCGGCTTGCCGGTGCCGTGATGTCCATTCAGGCGATCAAGGGCGTGGAGATCGGCGCGGGCTTTGCGTGTGCGCATCTGCCGGGCAGCGAGGTCCACGATGAGATCCACCGGGGAGCGGACGGCCGCCCCTGCCGCAAGACGAATCGCGCAGGCGGACTCGAGGGCGGCATGACGAATGGAGAGACGCTTGTCGTGCGTGCGGCGATGAAGCCCATTCCGACGCTGATGACACCGCTGCAGACGGTCGATCTTGCCACGGGGGCAGCGGTCTCGGCGAGCAAGGAGCGCAGCGATGCCTGTGCGGTTCCTGCCGCCTCCGTGGTCGGTGAGGCGATGGTCTCCTTTGTCCTCGCGGACGCGATCTGCACGCAGTTCCACGCGGACTCCATGACCGATCTCACAGCTTCGCTCGCCGCCTACCGCGAGCGGCTGGAAAGTCGATGGATGAACCGATGA
- the lepB gene encoding signal peptidase I, with the protein MEKETSTAAEIKDWVISIVVAVALAMFIRTFIVELYVVDGPSMRPTLESEERLVVNKFIYRFRPPEKGEVLVFQYPRDPSRDFIKRVIATPGDTIEIREGRVLVNDQLLTEDYILEKTRSEYPKSTVPEGRVFVMGDNRNNSEDSRFADVGFVPYDLIKGKAMIVFWPISQYKTL; encoded by the coding sequence ATGGAAAAGGAAACATCGACTGCAGCCGAAATCAAAGACTGGGTTATCTCCATCGTCGTTGCCGTTGCACTCGCTATGTTCATCCGTACCTTTATCGTGGAGCTCTACGTCGTCGACGGCCCGTCCATGCGTCCGACGCTCGAGTCGGAGGAGCGCCTCGTCGTCAATAAATTCATCTACCGATTCCGCCCGCCGGAGAAGGGCGAAGTCCTCGTCTTTCAGTATCCGCGCGACCCGAGCCGTGACTTCATCAAGCGCGTGATCGCGACACCGGGCGATACGATTGAGATCCGCGAGGGGCGCGTGCTCGTCAACGATCAGCTGCTCACGGAGGACTACATCCTCGAAAAGACGCGCAGCGAGTACCCGAAGTCCACCGTACCCGAGGGGCGTGTCTTCGTTATGGGGGACAACCGCAACAATTCCGAGGACAGTCGCTTTGCCGATGTCGGCTTCGTGCCGTACGACCTCATAAAGGGCAAGGCGATGATTGTCTTCTGGCCGATTTCGCAGTATAAGACGCTCTGA
- a CDS encoding peptide chain release factor 3, protein MAELKEELAREIAKRRTFAIISHPDAGKTTLTEKLLLYGGAIHLAGSIKSRKTQRHAVSDWMEIEKQRGISVTSSVLQFDYDGYRINILDTPGHQDFSEDTYRTLMAVDSAVMIIDAAKGVEAQTRKLFRVCRQRGIPIFTFVNKLDRFGKAPLDLMDELENVLGIRSYPMNWPIGTDGTYRGVYDREKNRIELFAEDVTHGQETRVSEVFEMDDPAWKERVGADAAAALADDIELLRDAGEKFDRAAVDAGELTPMFFGSAMTNFGVQNFLEEYIRLAPTPAPRMSSDGVIEPDDEKFSGFVFKIQANMNPAHRDRLAFIRISSGKFDRNMSVWHAPSGKLIKLAQPQQFLAQDRQIIDTAYPGDIVGLFDPGVFGIGDTLCDPAHKFKFEDFPVFPPERFARVAAKDTMKRKQFVKGIEQLTQEGAIQLFEQVGAGLDSYIVGTVGTLQFEVLEYRLKNEYNTEITMQMQPFETARWLAFPDGRTIKPADLRGADRGMFVHDRNGNPVLLVNNEWALGWIRENNPDLQLGQVPFDRREA, encoded by the coding sequence ATGGCAGAATTGAAAGAAGAACTCGCGCGCGAAATAGCAAAACGGCGCACATTTGCCATCATCTCACATCCGGACGCGGGCAAGACCACGCTCACAGAGAAGCTGCTCCTCTACGGAGGCGCAATCCATCTCGCCGGCTCGATCAAGTCGCGCAAGACGCAGCGTCATGCCGTCTCCGACTGGATGGAGATCGAAAAGCAGCGCGGTATCTCCGTCACATCCTCTGTCCTGCAGTTCGACTATGACGGCTACCGCATCAACATCCTCGATACACCGGGGCATCAGGACTTCAGCGAGGACACCTACCGCACGCTGATGGCGGTGGACAGCGCCGTCATGATTATCGACGCGGCGAAGGGCGTCGAGGCGCAGACGCGCAAGCTGTTCCGCGTCTGCCGTCAGCGCGGCATCCCTATCTTCACGTTCGTCAACAAATTGGATCGTTTCGGCAAAGCGCCGCTTGACCTGATGGATGAACTCGAGAACGTCCTCGGCATCCGCTCGTATCCGATGAACTGGCCGATCGGGACGGACGGCACCTATCGCGGTGTCTATGACCGCGAGAAGAACCGCATCGAGCTCTTTGCCGAGGACGTGACGCACGGGCAGGAAACGCGTGTCTCTGAGGTATTCGAGATGGACGATCCTGCGTGGAAGGAGCGTGTCGGCGCAGATGCTGCCGCGGCGCTCGCTGACGATATCGAACTGCTGCGCGACGCAGGTGAGAAGTTCGACCGCGCAGCCGTGGATGCGGGCGAACTCACACCCATGTTCTTCGGCTCGGCGATGACGAACTTCGGCGTGCAGAACTTTCTCGAGGAATACATCAGGCTTGCGCCGACACCCGCGCCGCGTATGTCCTCGGACGGCGTGATCGAGCCGGACGACGAGAAATTCTCGGGCTTTGTGTTCAAGATCCAGGCGAATATGAACCCTGCGCACCGTGACCGCCTCGCATTTATCCGCATCTCGTCGGGCAAGTTCGACCGCAATATGAGCGTCTGGCACGCACCCTCGGGCAAGCTTATCAAGCTTGCACAGCCGCAGCAGTTCCTCGCGCAGGATCGCCAGATCATCGACACGGCATATCCCGGCGACATCGTGGGGCTGTTCGACCCCGGCGTATTCGGCATCGGGGATACGCTCTGCGACCCCGCGCACAAGTTCAAGTTCGAGGACTTCCCCGTGTTCCCGCCCGAGCGCTTTGCGCGTGTTGCGGCAAAGGACACGATGAAGCGCAAGCAGTTCGTCAAGGGAATCGAACAGCTCACGCAGGAGGGCGCGATTCAGCTCTTCGAGCAGGTCGGCGCAGGGCTCGACAGTTACATCGTCGGCACGGTCGGCACGCTCCAGTTCGAGGTGCTCGAGTATCGGCTGAAAAACGAGTACAACACGGAGATCACGATGCAGATGCAGCCGTTCGAGACGGCACGCTGGCTGGCGTTCCCCGACGGGCGCACGATCAAGCCCGCCGATCTGCGCGGTGCGGATCGCGGCATGTTCGTCCATGACCGCAACGGCAACCCCGTCCTTCTCGTGAATAACGAGTGGGCACTTGGCTGGATTCGCGAGAACAACCCCGATCTGCAGCTCGGACAGGTACCGTTCGATCGCAGAGAGGCATGA
- the rplS gene encoding 50S ribosomal protein L19 — protein sequence MNIIEVLEKEQLRSDIPQFAPGDTIRVHARIVEGTRERIQVFEGVVIGRQGTGVRETFTVRRIASGVGVERLFPVHSPRIAKIEVTRRGIVRRAKLYYLRGLTGKAARIREKR from the coding sequence ATGAATATCATCGAGGTTCTTGAAAAGGAGCAGCTTCGCTCCGACATCCCGCAGTTTGCACCGGGGGATACGATCCGCGTCCATGCGCGCATCGTCGAGGGCACGCGCGAGCGCATTCAGGTGTTCGAGGGCGTGGTGATCGGCCGCCAGGGCACGGGCGTGCGCGAGACCTTCACCGTGCGCCGCATTGCATCGGGCGTCGGCGTTGAGCGTCTCTTCCCCGTGCACTCCCCGCGTATCGCAAAGATCGAGGTGACGCGCCGCGGCATCGTCCGTCGTGCGAAGCTCTACTATCTGCGCGGACTTACGGGCAAGGCGGCTCGCATTCGGGAAAAGCGCTGA
- a CDS encoding alpha/beta hydrolase gives MNTWKRYISAAALILGLAVLPHCGFGETSAVPEVRGIVLTGEAKQAYIKTQMDALYCPPEDKKPASFTAPEGWAYEKTSIGNVPVERLAPPKPTTKRVVLQLHGGAYMSGLTDLYRTFAVRQAECTNAREIYCVDYRHAPLHRYPAALEDAATVYQGLLAHGTRPSDIIIFGDSSGGNLAVALALHLRDKGLPQPAALILLSPWADFEHKDGTSRTENFTKDKVLGEGTPFAPHLRKTPPYAGSLPLDDPRLSPIHADLSELPPMLIQTGGYDLLLTEDEQLAEKAKADGTSVTFTVYPEMPHVFPLVLPELAESIAAYEEVRDFVNRYTMKQPY, from the coding sequence ATGAACACATGGAAGCGATATATCAGTGCTGCTGCCCTTATCCTTGGGCTTGCTGTCCTTCCGCACTGTGGATTTGGTGAAACATCCGCCGTCCCCGAAGTGCGCGGCATCGTTCTCACAGGCGAAGCGAAACAGGCGTACATCAAGACACAAATGGACGCACTCTACTGCCCGCCTGAGGACAAAAAACCTGCGTCGTTCACCGCCCCCGAGGGCTGGGCATATGAAAAGACCTCCATCGGAAACGTTCCGGTCGAGCGTCTCGCACCACCGAAACCAACCACCAAGAGGGTTGTGCTCCAACTCCACGGCGGTGCCTATATGAGCGGTCTCACGGATCTCTACCGCACGTTTGCCGTGCGTCAGGCAGAGTGTACGAACGCACGCGAAATATACTGTGTGGACTACCGACATGCACCGCTCCATCGCTATCCTGCTGCACTTGAGGATGCGGCGACGGTCTATCAGGGGCTCCTTGCGCACGGGACACGCCCCTCAGATATCATCATCTTTGGCGACTCTTCGGGCGGCAATCTCGCCGTAGCACTTGCGCTCCACCTGCGAGACAAGGGGTTGCCGCAGCCTGCGGCACTCATCCTCCTCTCGCCGTGGGCGGACTTCGAGCACAAGGATGGCACGTCACGCACGGAGAACTTTACCAAGGACAAGGTGCTCGGTGAGGGCACACCGTTTGCGCCCCACTTGCGCAAAACACCGCCGTATGCTGGCAGCCTCCCGCTCGACGATCCGCGCCTTTCTCCGATTCACGCCGACCTCAGCGAACTGCCGCCGATGCTGATCCAGACCGGCGGTTACGACCTCCTGCTGACGGAAGACGAACAGCTTGCAGAAAAAGCGAAGGCGGACGGAACGTCTGTGACATTCACCGTCTATCCCGAAATGCCCCACGTCTTCCCGCTCGTTCTGCCGGAACTCGCGGAGAGCATCGCTGCATACGAGGAGGTACGGGACTTCGTCAATCGATATACGATGAAACAACCATATTAA